One part of the Salinivirga cyanobacteriivorans genome encodes these proteins:
- a CDS encoding GH92 family glycosyl hydrolase translates to MKFLGLATALMLLFTSCSNNNSLIEKVNPFIGTGGHGHTYPGATYPFGFVQLSPDTRLTGWDGCSGYHYSDERIYGFSHTHLSGTGVSDYADVLLMPRTGPVVWQNGYPDTTGYFSHFSHEKEYAEPGYYRVSLDDYDVDVELTATAHCGFHKYQFHNAEEAHVILDLNHRDQVIDAWFEQISDTEIAGLRRSKAWARDQYVYFVMQFNKPVKALKVRNKGEILQAQKRYAGKQLKAALFFNNSDEVKVKVGLSAVDVEGARKNLETEIDAWDFDQVRKATQAAWKNELGKFVVKGGTHDQQVSFYTALYHNMIVPNIFTDVDGRYRGHDSAIHHAGAHPQYTVFSLWDTYRATHPLYTLMDTARTNDFIHSFLRIYQQGGRLPVWELAGNETDCMIGYHSVPVIVDAMKKGIGDFDQSLALEAMQHSAMQDHFGLDAYREMGVIPLDREHESVSKTLEYAFDDWCIAQSAQILNNETVTEQFLNRAQFYKNLYDPSTNFFRARENGGWLSPFDPREVNFHHTEANAWQYTFYVPQDVQGMIQLMGGDDAFTAKLDSLFTVENKTTGRHQVDITGLIGQYAHGNEPSHHTAYLYNYAGKPWKTQQMVRRIMDEFYKNAPDGLAGNEDCGQMSAWYVLSAMGMYPVNPADGIFVLGSPIFDEVTLNLENGRQFTVKAENNGAEQIYVQRMMLNDKPYHKSFIDYETIMKGGSLVFFMGEQPNKELGTDPTSRPASAIAGSDFLSKPIIEGGYRSFKEPRKIHISNATGRGKIYYTLNGGTPDRTSKRYTEPFTISNTTHIRAIAIDADGNRSYLSKASFYKMPENRSIEIKSTYNPQYSAGGDEGLIDLLRGPADFRTGFWQGYQDQDFEAVVDLSDPQKINYLALGCLQDIRSWIWMPVEVVFYVSQDGKNFRKVGTVENSVSEDRYGPVLDDFELTNLNEYARFVKVVAKNYGTIPDWHMGHGGEAFIFVDEIVIE, encoded by the coding sequence ATGAAGTTTTTGGGTCTTGCAACAGCATTGATGCTGCTTTTTACATCATGCAGCAACAACAATAGCCTAATTGAAAAAGTTAACCCCTTCATTGGTACCGGAGGCCACGGGCATACCTACCCCGGCGCCACTTATCCTTTCGGGTTTGTACAATTAAGTCCCGATACCCGGCTCACGGGCTGGGATGGTTGTTCTGGCTATCACTACAGCGACGAGCGCATTTATGGTTTTAGTCATACCCACCTGAGTGGCACGGGTGTGAGCGATTACGCCGATGTGTTGCTGATGCCACGCACAGGACCGGTTGTATGGCAAAATGGGTATCCCGATACTACAGGTTATTTTAGTCATTTTTCGCATGAAAAAGAGTATGCAGAACCCGGTTATTATCGTGTTTCACTCGATGATTACGATGTGGATGTGGAGCTCACGGCAACTGCTCATTGTGGATTTCATAAATATCAGTTTCACAATGCCGAAGAAGCACACGTTATACTAGACCTTAATCACCGTGATCAGGTCATAGATGCATGGTTTGAGCAGATCTCAGATACCGAAATTGCCGGTTTGCGCAGAAGCAAAGCATGGGCACGCGATCAGTATGTATATTTTGTAATGCAGTTTAATAAACCGGTTAAAGCTTTAAAAGTAAGAAATAAAGGGGAAATTCTGCAAGCGCAGAAACGCTATGCAGGTAAGCAACTTAAAGCAGCATTGTTTTTCAATAATTCAGATGAGGTAAAAGTGAAGGTTGGACTTTCGGCTGTTGATGTTGAAGGGGCAAGAAAAAACCTGGAGACCGAAATTGACGCATGGGATTTCGATCAGGTAAGAAAAGCGACTCAGGCTGCCTGGAAGAACGAATTGGGTAAATTTGTTGTTAAGGGTGGAACTCACGATCAACAGGTGAGTTTCTATACTGCTTTGTATCACAATATGATTGTGCCCAATATTTTTACTGATGTGGATGGACGTTATCGCGGACATGATTCTGCTATTCATCATGCAGGCGCACATCCCCAATATACCGTTTTTTCTTTATGGGATACTTACAGAGCCACACATCCTCTTTATACGCTGATGGATACTGCACGCACCAACGATTTTATCCATTCATTTTTGCGAATTTATCAGCAAGGTGGGCGGTTACCGGTTTGGGAACTGGCCGGAAATGAAACCGACTGTATGATCGGTTACCATTCTGTTCCCGTTATCGTCGATGCCATGAAGAAGGGTATTGGCGACTTTGATCAAAGTCTGGCACTTGAGGCCATGCAGCATAGTGCAATGCAAGACCATTTTGGGCTTGATGCTTATCGGGAAATGGGCGTAATTCCGCTAGATCGTGAGCATGAGTCAGTTTCCAAGACATTAGAATATGCCTTTGACGATTGGTGTATAGCCCAGTCAGCGCAGATATTGAATAATGAAACCGTAACTGAACAATTCCTTAACAGGGCACAGTTTTATAAAAATTTGTACGATCCGTCGACCAATTTCTTCCGTGCAAGAGAAAATGGAGGCTGGCTAAGTCCTTTTGATCCGCGTGAGGTGAATTTTCATCATACCGAGGCCAATGCCTGGCAATATACTTTCTATGTACCGCAGGATGTGCAGGGTATGATTCAATTGATGGGAGGTGATGATGCCTTTACAGCCAAACTCGACAGTCTGTTTACAGTAGAAAATAAAACCACGGGCAGGCACCAGGTCGATATTACTGGGCTCATTGGCCAGTATGCGCATGGTAATGAACCCTCACACCATACCGCTTATTTGTACAACTATGCCGGTAAACCCTGGAAAACCCAACAGATGGTGCGTCGCATTATGGATGAGTTTTACAAAAATGCACCCGATGGTCTGGCAGGGAATGAAGACTGCGGCCAAATGTCGGCATGGTATGTTTTAAGTGCCATGGGCATGTACCCGGTAAATCCGGCTGATGGTATTTTTGTGCTTGGCTCGCCCATTTTCGATGAGGTGACATTGAACCTTGAGAATGGACGTCAATTTACGGTAAAAGCTGAAAATAATGGCGCTGAACAAATTTATGTGCAGCGCATGATGCTTAATGACAAGCCATACCATAAAAGCTTTATCGATTATGAAACGATAATGAAAGGCGGGTCGTTGGTGTTTTTCATGGGCGAACAGCCCAATAAAGAGCTGGGAACTGATCCAACCAGCCGGCCGGCTTCTGCCATTGCCGGCAGCGATTTTCTATCTAAGCCAATTATCGAAGGTGGTTATCGCTCTTTTAAAGAACCACGTAAAATACATATTTCTAACGCCACAGGCCGGGGCAAAATTTATTACACCCTGAATGGCGGCACGCCAGACCGCACAAGTAAACGCTACACTGAACCGTTTACAATATCAAATACAACCCACATCAGAGCAATAGCCATTGATGCCGATGGCAACCGCAGCTATTTGTCCAAAGCTTCATTTTACAAAATGCCTGAAAATCGCAGTATTGAAATTAAAAGTACCTACAATCCTCAGTACAGCGCAGGCGGTGATGAGGGATTGATTGACCTGCTGCGTGGTCCCGCCGATTTTCGTACAGGTTTCTGGCAGGGGTACCAGGATCAGGATTTTGAAGCAGTTGTTGATCTCTCTGACCCACAAAAAATAAACTATTTGGCTTTGGGCTGTTTGCAAGATATTCGCTCCTGGATTTGGATGCCGGTTGAAGTTGTTTTTTATGTTTCACAAGACGGCAAAAATTTTAGAAAAGTTGGAACAGTAGAAAATAGCGTTTCTGAAGATCGATACGGGCCGGTTCTTGACGATTTTGAACTTACCAACCTCAATGAATATGCACGTTTCGTGAAAGTAGTTGCCAAAAATTATGGTACTATACCCGACTGGCACATGGGACATGGGGGAGAAGCATTTATTTTCGTAGATGAGATTGTGATTGAGTAA